A window from Leptothermofonsia sichuanensis E412 encodes these proteins:
- a CDS encoding class I SAM-dependent methyltransferase, whose protein sequence is MAVRKDTIFEQFLAPFVKTFLIDKDKLRRFYESIDWDAASDRFRNPSLTYPTYYASQNFHGIEKGYLSVEAAVSYDPITQYALPPGEPLVRQALIDAIQSQPRRILDLGCGTGSTTLMLKRAFPYAEVIGLDLSPYMLVVADHKAKQNRLPIQWRHGNAEQIGFPDASFDLITASLLFHETPPAIARKILRECYRLLRVGGEVIVLDGNQKVLRQTEWLTQIFEEPYIQGYASESVDAWMGAAGFGAVRTQDVWVMHQVTRGVKPLAHQLTETELFADIEAIDSRQWAMG, encoded by the coding sequence ATGGCAGTTCGCAAAGACACTATCTTTGAGCAGTTTCTCGCCCCTTTCGTCAAAACCTTTCTAATCGATAAGGATAAATTGCGGCGCTTTTACGAAAGCATAGATTGGGATGCCGCCAGCGATCGCTTCCGCAACCCCAGTCTCACCTACCCCACCTACTACGCCAGCCAGAATTTTCATGGCATTGAGAAAGGGTATCTCAGTGTCGAGGCGGCAGTTTCCTATGACCCCATTACCCAGTATGCTCTGCCGCCAGGGGAACCGCTGGTTCGTCAGGCATTGATTGACGCCATTCAGAGTCAGCCGCGTCGGATTCTGGATCTGGGCTGTGGCACCGGCTCTACTACGCTGATGCTGAAACGAGCCTTTCCCTATGCTGAGGTGATTGGACTGGATCTGTCCCCCTATATGCTGGTTGTGGCAGACCACAAGGCAAAGCAAAACCGGCTCCCGATCCAGTGGCGACACGGCAATGCAGAGCAGATTGGATTTCCCGATGCCTCCTTTGACCTGATCACCGCTTCACTGTTGTTTCACGAAACCCCGCCAGCGATCGCCCGCAAAATTCTGCGGGAATGCTATCGACTGCTGCGGGTGGGAGGGGAGGTGATTGTCCTGGATGGGAACCAGAAGGTTCTGCGCCAGACAGAATGGCTGACCCAGATCTTTGAAGAACCCTACATTCAGGGATATGCCTCGGAGAGCGTTGACGCCTGGATGGGTGCTGCCGGCTTTGGCGCAGTTCGGACTCAGGATGTGTGGGTTATGCATCAGGTCACGCGGGGTGTGAAACCCCTGGCGCATCAACTGACCGAAACGGAATTGTTTGCCGATATAGAAGCCATTGACAGCAGACAGTGGGCAATGGGGTAG
- a CDS encoding transposase translates to MCQDHGNKGEVYGFDGGKKVKGRKRHIVVDSQGLLIGVLVTEANASERLGAIVVLDEAKEKLAKLQVIWVDQGYSGQNFANAVQQVCGEPKYRTKV, encoded by the coding sequence ATCTGTCAAGACCACGGAAACAAGGGGGAGGTCTACGGTTTCGATGGTGGCAAAAAGGTTAAAGGACGTAAACGTCACATCGTTGTAGATTCTCAAGGGTTATTGATTGGGGTGTTGGTCACTGAAGCGAATGCTTCAGAACGGCTAGGAGCGATTGTTGTGCTGGATGAAGCCAAGGAAAAGTTGGCCAAATTGCAAGTGATTTGGGTTGATCAGGGGTATTCAGGTCAGAATTTTGCCAACGCCGTTCAACAAGTATGTGGGGAGCCTAAGTACAGGACAAAAGTTTGA
- a CDS encoding tetratricopeptide repeat protein: protein MLLILGMKLISISICTNVRKLTSTIEIWNPQPPMKDICTEFSQTLENTGERPQLTLRQGETLMSQQPYEAAVLVFDQVVEAQPTSAIAWFNRADALAHLERYQEALSSIEQAVKINPDFYVAWTYRGVLLLHLGEPRAALLSCETALKINPQHHEAWVFRGAALQRLGRYQDAYASYDRAIGKKRQSTWQTIVNLLQNVKWHLKAT from the coding sequence ATGTTGCTGATTCTGGGGATGAAACTAATCAGCATTAGCATTTGCACAAATGTCCGAAAACTGACATCCACTATTGAAATCTGGAATCCGCAACCTCCTATGAAGGATATTTGCACTGAATTTTCTCAGACGTTAGAGAATACCGGCGAGCGACCTCAACTCACCTTAAGACAGGGCGAAACTTTGATGAGCCAACAGCCTTATGAAGCAGCCGTTCTTGTCTTTGACCAGGTTGTTGAGGCGCAACCAACCAGCGCGATCGCCTGGTTTAACCGGGCAGATGCCCTGGCGCACCTGGAACGCTATCAGGAAGCCCTATCCAGCATTGAACAGGCGGTCAAGATTAACCCTGATTTTTATGTTGCCTGGACCTATCGCGGCGTCCTGTTGCTCCATCTGGGAGAACCCAGAGCCGCTCTGTTAAGTTGTGAGACAGCCCTGAAAATTAATCCGCAGCACCATGAAGCCTGGGTTTTTCGGGGAGCTGCCCTGCAACGCCTGGGGCGTTATCAGGATGCCTATGCCAGCTATGACCGGGCCATTGGCAAGAAGCGGCAGTCAACCTGGCAAACGATTGTCAACCTGTTGCAAAACGTCAAGTGGCATCTCAAAGCAACCTGA
- a CDS encoding NAD(P)/FAD-dependent oxidoreductase: MKPFDWIVIGAGITGAALSYELARQGFSVLLLERHDRLRGSTRFGYGGLAYWSGTTDLTRQICAEGKAIHQTLSEELEADTQFRELDLVLTIAPDGDPEAITRSYAHFADPPRFVSVAEACELEPLLNPAAMAGALTVKHGHIAPEVTAQAYTQAFIRLGGTIQVEQASGLLRNQDAQVRGVICGEKTYSSANVAICAGALSRSLLRQSGISVPIYFTHAELIETPPVDVTLRTLVMPADTQRFQLEANASRADLDSLWDEPGHEPAPYILDAGAIQLKDGSFRIGQVSRVLTDPEAPVDAETSESEIRARVGTILPALKNLPGRWHHCLIAFSRDRLPLIGAIPGIEGVHLFSGFSNPLAIVPALARRFAQHAAGNPDELITQLAPDRFHPHS; this comes from the coding sequence ATGAAACCGTTTGACTGGATTGTGATCGGAGCGGGTATTACGGGGGCTGCCCTGAGTTATGAATTAGCCCGCCAGGGTTTTTCGGTGCTGCTACTGGAGCGCCATGATAGGTTGCGGGGTTCAACCCGGTTTGGCTACGGTGGACTGGCTTACTGGTCTGGCACAACGGATTTGACGCGCCAGATCTGTGCGGAAGGCAAGGCCATCCACCAGACCCTCTCTGAAGAGCTAGAGGCAGACACCCAATTTCGGGAACTGGATCTGGTGTTGACGATTGCCCCCGATGGGGATCCTGAAGCGATTACCCGCTCCTATGCTCACTTTGCCGATCCACCCCGATTCGTGAGTGTGGCGGAAGCCTGTGAGTTAGAGCCATTGCTGAATCCGGCGGCAATGGCTGGGGCATTAACTGTCAAGCACGGCCACATTGCTCCAGAGGTGACTGCACAAGCCTATACGCAGGCATTCATCCGCCTGGGGGGCACCATACAGGTAGAACAGGCAAGCGGACTATTGCGCAACCAGGATGCTCAAGTCAGGGGTGTGATTTGCGGGGAAAAAACCTATTCCAGTGCCAATGTGGCTATCTGTGCCGGTGCCCTCAGCCGTTCTCTGCTCAGGCAGTCGGGCATTTCGGTGCCCATCTACTTCACCCACGCAGAACTGATTGAAACGCCACCCGTTGACGTGACTCTGAGAACCCTGGTGATGCCAGCGGACACTCAGCGCTTTCAACTCGAAGCGAATGCCAGCAGAGCAGATCTGGACAGCCTGTGGGATGAACCCGGACATGAACCTGCTCCTTACATTTTGGATGCCGGTGCAATTCAGCTTAAAGATGGGAGCTTCCGAATCGGGCAGGTTAGCCGTGTCCTGACGGATCCGGAGGCACCTGTTGATGCTGAAACAAGTGAGTCAGAAATCCGCGCCAGGGTTGGCACCATTCTGCCTGCCTTGAAAAACTTACCCGGTCGCTGGCATCACTGTTTAATTGCCTTCAGTCGCGATCGCCTGCCCCTGATTGGGGCCATTCCTGGTATCGAGGGTGTTCATCTCTTCTCTGGGTTCAGCAATCCACTGGCGATCGTTCCTGCCCTGGCAAGACGCTTCGCCCAACATGCCGCAGGCAATCCGGATGAACTCATCACGCAACTCGCTCCAGATCGATTTCACCCGCATTCCTGA
- a CDS encoding IS4 family transposase has protein sequence MQQITEFRQVLQPLLGWHGARLAFVAQFLIALLRTRTVNLSELAASFCGSAQIPSNYKRLQRFFSDFDLDYAAIARAVVCLMGIPQPWVLAIDRTEWSFGGSVFNILTLGICHQGISFPVVFLMLDNRGNSNTQERIDLLNEFFTIFGEDVRLRCLTSDREFVGREWIGYLLEDEPIPFRGRIRETETLSDGSKALNGRVLFADLKAGETKILRKRRQVWGHWVYVVGLRLDTQELLILVTNHSPHSALKDYALRWNLETLFGAFKTRGFCLEATHFIDDYRVRKLFALLTLALCWVMRTGVWRQAHKTIQLKSHGRKAQSLFRYGLDYLHNLLVNLDHKLDEFLDNLKLLSCT, from the coding sequence ATGCAACAGATTACCGAATTTCGCCAAGTTTTGCAGCCCCTCCTCGGTTGGCATGGTGCGCGGCTGGCATTTGTGGCTCAATTTCTGATCGCCCTGCTACGAACCCGTACGGTGAATCTGAGCGAATTGGCTGCTAGCTTTTGTGGTTCCGCCCAAATTCCGTCGAACTACAAGCGTCTCCAGCGCTTCTTTAGCGACTTTGATCTCGATTATGCGGCGATTGCCCGTGCCGTGGTCTGCCTGATGGGGATCCCGCAGCCTTGGGTGCTCGCCATAGACCGCACCGAATGGAGCTTTGGCGGTAGCGTTTTCAACATTCTCACCCTGGGCATTTGCCATCAGGGTATTTCCTTTCCGGTGGTGTTTCTGATGCTGGACAACCGCGGCAATTCCAACACCCAAGAGCGCATCGATTTGCTCAACGAATTCTTCACGATTTTTGGCGAGGATGTCCGCCTGCGGTGCCTGACGAGCGACCGCGAATTTGTTGGGCGGGAGTGGATTGGCTATTTGCTCGAAGATGAGCCAATCCCGTTTCGGGGGCGGATTCGCGAAACTGAAACGCTCAGTGATGGCAGCAAAGCCCTGAATGGCCGCGTCCTCTTTGCCGATCTCAAAGCGGGTGAAACCAAGATTTTACGCAAACGCCGTCAAGTGTGGGGACATTGGGTGTATGTCGTTGGTCTGCGGCTTGACACCCAGGAATTACTGATTTTGGTCACCAACCATTCACCCCATTCAGCCCTCAAAGATTACGCCCTGCGGTGGAATTTAGAAACCCTGTTCGGTGCGTTCAAAACTCGGGGCTTCTGCCTCGAAGCGACCCATTTTATTGATGACTACCGAGTCCGCAAGCTCTTTGCGCTCCTCACATTGGCGTTATGTTGGGTGATGCGAACGGGGGTGTGGCGGCAGGCGCACAAAACGATTCAACTCAAGTCCCATGGGCGCAAAGCCCAGAGTCTATTCCGATATGGCTTAGATTACTTGCACAACCTACTCGTTAATCTTGACCATAAATTAGATGAGTTCTTGGACAATCTCAAACTTTTGTCCTGTACTTAG
- a CDS encoding HAD family hydrolase: MELLTISPSATIYPFPSRMSLKAVLFDFNGVIIHDEPIHEKLLNQLLIEENMRPKPGEFRQVCLGRSDRACLTELFNRRGRIIHDALLDELIARKARLYAQELATLDKLPLYPGLDDFIFHLRAAKVKLAVVSGAIRSEIELVLKRAELNEFFSVIVSGDEGIPSKPEPAIYLKAIERLNQQFPDLNLKPQESLAIEDTFAGIEAAKRAGIPVVGVANSYPYHMLQRRANWTVDYISDLELDRVQQVFAGVARKVS; the protein is encoded by the coding sequence ATGGAATTGCTAACGATCAGCCCGTCTGCCACTATCTATCCCTTCCCTTCCCGTATGTCCCTCAAGGCTGTCCTGTTCGATTTCAATGGTGTCATCATTCACGATGAGCCGATCCATGAGAAGCTGCTGAACCAGCTTTTAATCGAAGAAAACATGCGTCCGAAGCCTGGCGAATTTCGTCAGGTTTGCCTGGGAAGAAGCGATCGCGCCTGTCTTACCGAACTCTTCAATCGCCGGGGACGAATCATCCATGATGCGCTACTGGATGAACTGATTGCCCGCAAAGCCAGACTTTATGCGCAAGAACTGGCAACCCTGGACAAACTGCCCCTCTATCCAGGGTTGGATGACTTTATCTTTCATCTGCGAGCAGCGAAGGTCAAACTGGCGGTGGTGAGTGGTGCTATCCGGTCGGAGATTGAACTGGTGTTGAAACGAGCAGAACTGAATGAGTTTTTTTCAGTCATTGTTTCTGGGGACGAGGGAATTCCCAGCAAGCCCGAACCAGCTATTTATCTCAAAGCAATCGAACGCCTGAACCAACAGTTTCCTGACCTGAATCTTAAACCCCAGGAAAGTCTGGCGATTGAAGACACCTTTGCTGGAATTGAAGCCGCAAAGCGAGCCGGTATTCCTGTGGTTGGGGTTGCCAATAGCTATCCCTATCACATGCTGCAACGTCGGGCAAACTGGACCGTGGACTACATTTCCGACCTGGAACTGGATCGGGTGCAGCAGGTATTTGCGGGAGTTGCTAGAAAAGTGAGTTAG
- a CDS encoding transposase has translation MMLLITRLPEIANPTRQPYPSDLSDAEWEILKPLLPKPKGFGHPVEVDFREILNGIF, from the coding sequence ATGATGCTCCTGATAACTCGTCTACCTGAAATCGCCAATCCGACCCGTCAACCCTATCCCAGTGATTTGAGTGACGCAGAGTGGGAAATCTTAAAGCCACTATTACCCAAACCTAAAGGGTTTGGACATCCCGTGGAAGTGGATTTCAGGGAGATTCTCAACGGTATCTTCTAG
- a CDS encoding DUF3084 domain-containing protein, producing MSTGYILILAVLLLGGVIATVGDRLGSRVGKARLSLFNLRPRKTATLVTILTGTVIAASTLGILFATSEYLRTGIFELDSLQRTLRRIRGDLHNAQAQKNQAEAELARAQAGRASAQKQLADSQQQLAEADRAVRTAIAERSRAQAETARAEAELIRTQSQLRAEINQLEVEKNQLIAQKEGEVKEKERQVQKLEAQQTFLAREIQELELERQGLRQGNVAVQRGQVLASALVRVPSTIAAKQVVDQLLNEANRTAIRLARPGTNGQIIQITNPEVEQLINRINDGKDYVVRIFSAANYLIGETPIQVFADAVPNRSIFLAGDVVAATSIDPSRMTDEQIQQRINLLIAAANFRARSLGILTDSVEIGRIQDLITFITQLKQHNQMVELKAVASEVTYVAGPLKVELIAVRDGQVLFRTTTPSTGTVN from the coding sequence ATGTCCACTGGTTATATTTTGATTCTGGCGGTGCTGCTGTTGGGCGGGGTCATTGCCACTGTGGGCGATCGCCTGGGAAGTCGTGTTGGCAAGGCTCGTCTCAGCCTGTTTAATCTGCGCCCCCGTAAGACTGCAACACTGGTCACCATTCTCACTGGAACCGTCATTGCCGCCTCCACCCTGGGCATCCTGTTTGCTACCAGTGAATATCTGCGGACCGGCATTTTTGAGCTGGATTCGCTTCAGAGAACATTGAGGCGAATTCGGGGTGACTTGCATAATGCCCAGGCTCAAAAAAATCAGGCAGAGGCAGAACTCGCCAGAGCACAGGCAGGTCGGGCATCCGCACAGAAGCAACTAGCAGATAGTCAGCAGCAACTGGCGGAAGCCGATCGGGCAGTGAGGACAGCGATCGCGGAGCGCAGTCGTGCCCAGGCGGAAACTGCACGGGCAGAAGCAGAATTGATCCGCACTCAAAGCCAGCTCCGGGCGGAGATCAATCAACTGGAAGTTGAAAAAAACCAGTTGATTGCCCAGAAAGAAGGAGAAGTAAAGGAAAAAGAGCGGCAGGTTCAAAAACTGGAAGCTCAACAAACCTTCCTTGCCAGAGAAATTCAGGAACTGGAGCTGGAACGTCAGGGGCTGCGCCAGGGCAACGTGGCCGTTCAGCGGGGACAGGTTCTGGCCTCTGCCCTCGTCCGGGTTCCATCCACTATAGCTGCCAAACAGGTGGTAGACCAGCTTTTGAATGAAGCAAACCGAACTGCCATTCGGCTGGCACGACCAGGCACCAATGGGCAGATCATTCAAATCACAAACCCGGAAGTGGAACAATTGATCAACCGCATTAACGATGGTAAGGATTATGTGGTTAGAATTTTCTCGGCAGCAAATTATCTGATTGGAGAGACTCCGATTCAGGTATTTGCAGACGCCGTTCCCAATCGTTCTATCTTTCTGGCAGGGGATGTGGTGGCCGCAACCTCTATCGATCCGTCCAGAATGACCGATGAACAAATTCAGCAGCGGATTAATTTACTGATTGCTGCGGCTAATTTCCGCGCTCGCAGCCTCGGAATTTTGACGGATTCAGTGGAAATTGGGCGAATTCAGGATCTGATTACCTTTATCACCCAACTCAAGCAGCACAACCAGATGGTGGAACTTAAAGCGGTTGCATCCGAAGTTACCTACGTTGCGGGTCCCCTCAAAGTAGAATTAATTGCAGTTCGGGATGGGCAGGTTTTATTTCGCACGACAACACCCTCTACCGGGACTGTAAATTGA
- a CDS encoding DUF5615 family PIN-like protein, whose translation MTDIFIHVYLDEDVDVLVATLLRSRGFETTTAHQAGQLGKTDAEQLEYAVSQRATILTHNRTDFENLAREYFEQDRLHCGIIIAVRNPYQEVVRRLLTILNRTTADEMENQILYI comes from the coding sequence ATGACTGACATTTTTATTCATGTTTATTTGGATGAAGATGTTGATGTGCTTGTGGCAACTCTTCTACGTTCTCGCGGGTTTGAGACAACAACAGCACATCAAGCGGGACAACTTGGCAAAACTGATGCTGAGCAATTGGAGTATGCTGTGAGTCAGAGAGCAACAATACTTACACATAATCGCACTGATTTCGAAAATCTGGCGCGAGAATATTTTGAACAGGATCGCCTTCATTGCGGAATCATTATCGCGGTAAGGAACCCCTATCAGGAAGTTGTGCGAAGACTGCTTACTATTCTGAATAGAACCACAGCCGATGAAATGGAAAACCAAATTCTTTACATTTGA